One window of Cupriavidus oxalaticus genomic DNA carries:
- a CDS encoding tripartite tricarboxylate transporter TctB family protein gives MRIRSQKDFASGLMFILVGLGFSWVARGYSMGTAAKMGPGYFPFLLGLVLAVLGAVVLLGSLSSKGEEDHLARWDLKTLLWILGSVVLFGLLLKPLGMVLSVFVLVLVSSMASHEFSWKGALLNGVVLVLISLGAFVYGINLQMPVWPAFLGS, from the coding sequence TTGCGCATACGCAGCCAAAAGGACTTTGCCTCCGGCCTGATGTTTATCCTGGTCGGTCTGGGCTTTTCCTGGGTCGCACGCGGCTATTCCATGGGAACGGCCGCAAAGATGGGACCCGGATATTTCCCCTTCCTGCTGGGCCTGGTGCTCGCCGTGTTGGGCGCGGTAGTGCTGCTCGGCTCGCTCTCGTCCAAGGGCGAGGAAGACCACCTTGCCCGCTGGGACCTGAAGACCCTGCTGTGGATCCTGGGTTCGGTAGTGCTGTTCGGCCTGCTGCTCAAGCCGCTCGGCATGGTGCTGTCCGTGTTCGTGCTGGTGCTGGTGTCGTCGATGGCGAGCCATGAATTCAGCTGGAAGGGCGCGTTGCTCAACGGCGTAGTGCTGGTGCTGATCAGCCTGGGTGCGTTCGTGTACGGCATCAACCTGCAGATGCCGGTGTGGCCGGCTTTCCTGGGCAGCTAA
- a CDS encoding GNAT family N-acetyltransferase produces MQSILLQPGMPAWRETLARCHHDCHHTPGWYVAAERSERGSAAAVHVTDGSRDLLVPLVCRPLTNVSWDATSAYGYGGPVVSHGAPAGFADEALGAALALLRREGCVSWFIRMHPLLNADWRSRFGLVVEQGATVSIDLTKSPERLWQETQARHKRGINRARRAGVTARLDSDFATLPRFIRLYNETMTRLNASAYYFFDAQYYRTLVRSLGSDLLLFVAEEDDCVIGGALFTVSRESGIMQYHLAGWDWEYRHRQPSKTVIHAAREWGRLNRMSCLHLGGGLGSANDSLQEFKLGFSPDTHVYRTQRVVVDPERYVALSGGDKSTLDELDGYFPAYRRPGGRFGPALPSTLVARPSRQAKPEASDGGRGNADCLVEEV; encoded by the coding sequence ATGCAATCGATCCTGCTTCAACCAGGCATGCCAGCGTGGCGGGAAACGCTGGCACGCTGCCACCATGACTGCCATCACACGCCAGGCTGGTACGTAGCAGCAGAGCGCAGTGAGCGCGGCAGTGCGGCTGCCGTCCATGTCACCGACGGATCCCGCGACTTGCTGGTTCCGCTCGTGTGCCGGCCGCTTACCAATGTCAGTTGGGACGCCACCTCGGCCTACGGTTACGGAGGACCGGTAGTGAGCCACGGCGCACCGGCCGGGTTCGCCGACGAGGCGCTTGGCGCCGCGCTGGCGTTGCTGCGCCGTGAAGGCTGCGTGTCGTGGTTTATCCGCATGCACCCATTGCTGAATGCGGACTGGCGGAGCCGCTTCGGGTTGGTGGTCGAGCAAGGGGCCACCGTCTCGATCGACCTCACGAAGAGCCCGGAGCGGCTGTGGCAGGAAACCCAGGCGCGCCACAAGCGCGGCATTAACCGCGCCCGCCGCGCTGGCGTCACCGCACGGCTAGATAGTGACTTCGCCACGCTGCCGCGGTTTATCCGGCTCTACAACGAAACCATGACGCGGTTAAATGCGTCAGCGTATTACTTCTTCGACGCGCAATACTACCGGACCCTGGTGCGATCCCTCGGCAGCGACCTGTTGCTGTTCGTGGCCGAAGAGGACGACTGCGTCATCGGCGGGGCATTGTTCACCGTGTCACGCGAGTCGGGCATCATGCAATACCACCTCGCAGGCTGGGATTGGGAATACCGTCATCGCCAGCCGTCAAAGACGGTGATCCATGCCGCGCGCGAATGGGGCCGGCTTAACCGCATGAGCTGCCTGCACCTGGGCGGCGGATTGGGTTCGGCGAACGATTCTCTGCAGGAATTCAAGCTAGGTTTTTCGCCTGACACGCATGTGTACCGGACGCAGCGCGTGGTTGTGGATCCTGAGCGCTATGTGGCGCTGTCCGGCGGCGACAAATCCACGCTGGACGAACTGGACGGCTACTTCCCGGCGTACAGGCGCCCGGGGGGGCGTTTCGGGCCAGCGCTGCCGTCGACGCTTGTGGCGAGACCATCCCGCCAGGCGAAGCCTGAAGCAAGCGATGGCGGCAGGGGCAATGCAGATTGCCTAGTTGAGGAGGTGTGA
- a CDS encoding NAD-dependent succinate-semialdehyde dehydrogenase: MYQDLALYIDGEFIKGGDRREQDVINPATEEVLGKLPHATRADLDHALAAAQRAFESWKKSSPLERGKILRRVGELARERAREIGRNITLDQGKPLAEAIGEIMVCAEHADWHAEECRRIYGRVIPPRQPNVRQIVVREPIGVCAAFTPWNFPFNQAIRKIVAAVGAGCTLILKGPEDSPSAVVALAQLFHDAGLPPGVLNIVWGVPSEVSTYLIESPIVRKISFTGSVPVGKQLAALAGAHMKRVTMELGGHSPVLVFDDADIEPAAEMLARFKLRNAGQVCVSPTRFYVQEKAYDKFLARFTEVIGSIKVGNGLDDGTQMGPLAHERRVLSMEQFLDDASQRGGKVVAGGSRISALGNDKGYFFAPTVVTDLPDDSRLMTDEPFGPVAPVTRFKDTAEVLRRANSLPFGLASYVFTNSLKTATEVSNGLEAGMVNINHFGMALAETPFGGIKDSGIGSEGGLETFDGYLVTKFITQV, from the coding sequence ATGTACCAGGATCTCGCCCTCTATATCGACGGTGAATTCATCAAGGGAGGCGACAGGCGCGAGCAGGACGTCATCAATCCGGCCACCGAGGAAGTGCTGGGCAAGCTGCCGCACGCGACCCGCGCCGACCTGGACCACGCGCTCGCCGCCGCGCAGCGCGCGTTCGAGAGCTGGAAGAAGTCCTCGCCGCTGGAGCGCGGCAAGATCCTGCGCCGCGTGGGCGAGCTGGCCCGCGAGCGCGCCAGGGAGATCGGCCGCAATATCACGCTGGACCAGGGCAAGCCGCTGGCCGAAGCCATCGGCGAAATCATGGTCTGCGCCGAGCATGCCGACTGGCACGCCGAGGAATGCCGCCGCATCTACGGCCGCGTGATTCCGCCGCGCCAGCCCAATGTGCGGCAGATCGTGGTGCGCGAGCCGATCGGAGTCTGCGCCGCATTCACGCCGTGGAACTTCCCGTTCAACCAGGCGATCCGCAAGATCGTGGCCGCGGTCGGTGCGGGCTGCACGCTGATCCTGAAGGGCCCGGAGGACTCGCCCAGCGCGGTGGTGGCGCTGGCGCAGCTGTTCCATGACGCCGGCCTGCCGCCGGGGGTGCTGAACATCGTCTGGGGCGTGCCCAGCGAAGTGTCGACCTACCTGATCGAATCGCCGATCGTGCGCAAGATCTCGTTCACCGGCTCGGTGCCGGTGGGCAAGCAGCTGGCCGCGCTGGCCGGCGCGCACATGAAGCGCGTGACCATGGAGCTGGGCGGGCATTCGCCGGTGCTGGTGTTCGACGACGCCGACATCGAGCCCGCCGCCGAGATGCTGGCGCGCTTCAAGCTGCGCAATGCCGGCCAGGTGTGCGTGTCGCCGACGCGCTTCTATGTCCAGGAGAAGGCCTACGACAAGTTCCTGGCGCGCTTTACCGAGGTGATCGGCTCGATCAAGGTGGGCAACGGCCTGGACGACGGCACCCAGATGGGCCCGCTGGCGCATGAGCGCCGCGTGCTGTCGATGGAGCAGTTCCTGGACGATGCCAGCCAGCGCGGCGGCAAGGTGGTGGCCGGTGGCTCGCGCATCAGCGCCCTCGGCAACGACAAGGGCTATTTCTTCGCGCCGACCGTGGTGACCGACCTGCCCGACGATTCGCGCCTGATGACCGACGAGCCGTTCGGCCCGGTGGCGCCGGTCACGCGCTTCAAGGACACCGCCGAGGTGCTGCGCCGCGCCAACAGCCTGCCCTTTGGCCTGGCCTCGTATGTGTTTACCAACTCGCTGAAGACCGCAACGGAAGTTTCCAACGGGCTGGAAGCGGGCATGGTCAACATCAACCACTTCGGCATGGCGCTGGCCGAGACGCCGTTCGGCGGCATCAAGGACTCGGGCATCGGCAGCGAGGGCGGCCTGGAGACGTTCGACGGCTACCTTGTGACCAAGTTCATCACCCAGGTCTGA
- a CDS encoding cytochrome C oxidase subunit IV family protein — MASTPASPAGSTTPAQPAAHESGHAGAHSGQQHPIGLYLKIWLLLFVLSTLSYLVDYFHVTGYLRWTLILVFMALKAGLIVAVFMHMAWERMALICAILVPPLCLLVLVWLMAEEANYTFLTRGIFFR, encoded by the coding sequence ATGGCATCGACTCCCGCATCCCCCGCAGGCTCCACGACGCCCGCGCAGCCGGCCGCGCACGAATCCGGGCATGCCGGCGCGCATAGCGGCCAGCAGCATCCCATCGGGCTGTACCTGAAGATCTGGTTGTTGCTGTTCGTGCTGTCGACGCTGTCCTACCTGGTCGACTATTTCCACGTCACCGGCTACCTGCGCTGGACGCTGATCCTGGTGTTCATGGCGCTGAAGGCGGGGCTGATCGTGGCGGTGTTCATGCACATGGCATGGGAACGCATGGCGCTGATCTGCGCCATCCTGGTCCCGCCGCTGTGCCTGCTGGTGCTGGTCTGGCTGATGGCGGAAGAAGCGAACTATACGTTCCTGACGCGCGGCATCTTCTTCCGCTGA
- a CDS encoding heme-copper oxidase subunit III family protein — protein sequence MSTQLSSPSATPPAAPPLGGVRGLLADWSSDQQAFKVSWGKTMMWIFLLSDTFVFSCFLTGYMSVRMATTVPWPNPSEVFALHVGGADIPLLLIAIMTFVLITSSGTMAMAVNFAYRRARRECALLMLVTALFGMLFVGMQAFEWTKLIVDEGVRPWSNPMGAAQFGSTFFMITGFHGLHVSCGVIYLLVVATRVLRGRYEATGNYQIVEIAGLYWHFVDLVWVFIFALFYLW from the coding sequence ATGTCAACGCAACTGTCTTCACCGTCGGCCACGCCGCCCGCGGCTCCGCCACTTGGCGGGGTGCGCGGCCTGCTGGCCGACTGGTCGTCGGACCAGCAGGCCTTCAAGGTGTCGTGGGGCAAGACCATGATGTGGATCTTCCTGCTGTCCGACACCTTTGTCTTCAGCTGCTTCCTGACCGGCTATATGTCGGTGCGGATGGCGACCACGGTGCCATGGCCGAATCCCAGCGAGGTATTCGCGCTGCACGTGGGCGGCGCCGATATCCCGCTGCTGCTGATCGCTATCATGACTTTCGTGCTGATCACCAGCAGCGGCACCATGGCGATGGCCGTCAACTTTGCCTACCGGCGCGCGCGCCGGGAATGCGCGCTGCTGATGCTGGTGACGGCGCTGTTCGGCATGCTCTTCGTCGGCATGCAGGCGTTTGAATGGACCAAGCTGATCGTCGACGAGGGCGTGCGGCCGTGGAGCAACCCGATGGGCGCGGCGCAGTTCGGCTCGACGTTTTTCATGATCACCGGCTTCCACGGCCTGCACGTGTCGTGCGGCGTGATCTACCTGCTGGTGGTGGCCACGCGCGTGCTGCGCGGGCGCTACGAAGCCACCGGCAACTACCAGATCGTCGAGATCGCCGGGTTGTACTGGCACTTCGTTGACCTGGTCTGGGTGTTCATCTTTGCGTTGTTCTATCTCTGGTGA
- a CDS encoding bb3-type cytochrome oxidase subunit III yields MNADAVYKVSRDDFGGNPSGENAAHRHPRRRSPASTGLWVFMGVVTSLFGLFLTAYALRMDSPDWHRIALPWQVWLSTALLAAGSAAMEVASRAARRGSMGVARLALRLGGLGAAAFVVSQLWAWQALGAMQVMPAGNPAGSFFYLLTAMHGLHVLGGLVGWGFAVAARGSGEVAVLRMRLCSRYWHFLLAVWVVLLAALGWLTPELVRYLCGTA; encoded by the coding sequence ATGAACGCCGACGCCGTCTACAAGGTCAGCCGCGACGACTTCGGCGGCAACCCCTCCGGCGAGAATGCCGCGCACCGCCACCCGCGGCGCCGCTCGCCGGCAAGCACCGGCCTGTGGGTGTTCATGGGAGTGGTCACGTCGCTGTTTGGGCTGTTCCTGACCGCTTATGCGCTGCGCATGGACAGCCCGGACTGGCACCGCATCGCGCTGCCGTGGCAGGTGTGGCTGTCCACCGCCCTGCTCGCCGCCGGCAGCGCGGCGATGGAGGTGGCGTCGCGCGCGGCACGCCGCGGCAGCATGGGCGTGGCGCGGCTGGCGCTGCGCCTCGGCGGCCTGGGCGCGGCCGCCTTCGTGGTTTCGCAGCTGTGGGCCTGGCAGGCGCTGGGCGCGATGCAGGTCATGCCGGCCGGCAATCCGGCGGGCAGCTTCTTCTACCTGCTGACCGCCATGCACGGCCTGCACGTGCTGGGCGGGCTCGTGGGCTGGGGCTTCGCGGTTGCCGCGCGCGGCAGCGGCGAAGTTGCCGTGCTGCGCATGCGGCTGTGCTCGCGCTACTGGCATTTCCTGCTGGCGGTATGGGTGGTGCTGCTGGCGGCGCTGGGCTGGCTCACGCCCGAGCTGGTGCGCTATCTCTGCGGCACGGCCTAG